One Fuerstiella marisgermanici DNA window includes the following coding sequences:
- a CDS encoding ankyrin repeat domain-containing protein, protein MHHWLLILLACLTTTASVAAGDQSTVADAAEQQDVKLVRKHIADGADVNAGQPDGMTALHWAVYHDDLPLTTLLIESNADVAATNRYDVAPLSIACTNGNTKIVSLLLEHSADANVARPGNETALMTAARTGRPKPVRLLLKHGAKVEATDWRGQTALMWAAAEGHEEVVKLLLKAGADPERRLKSGFTPLFFAVRQGQTAAVFALLEAGCDVNAVMQPKIGGAKAPRKGMSPLILAVENGHFELASKLLDAGADPNDLRSGFSALHTLTWVRKPNRGDSADGDPSPIGSGSVTSLQLVEKLAAAGADVNLRLKGGRSGRGRLNQKGMTPFLMAADTADLALMKLLQKLGADPHIPNADNCTSLMAAAGIGSLAPGEEAGTEDEALAAVEYLLQQGSDINATDDNGETTMHGAAYKSLPRMVKYLAEHGADIDIWNRKNKYGWTPLQIAEGHRPGNFKPAPATLEAIKRVIDAARKTPTGK, encoded by the coding sequence ATGCACCATTGGTTACTCATTCTTTTGGCATGCCTAACGACCACGGCATCCGTTGCCGCGGGTGATCAATCCACCGTTGCAGACGCTGCCGAGCAACAGGATGTGAAGCTGGTCCGAAAGCACATCGCTGACGGTGCCGATGTGAATGCCGGTCAACCGGATGGCATGACAGCATTGCACTGGGCGGTGTATCACGACGACCTGCCGCTCACGACATTGTTGATCGAATCCAACGCCGACGTTGCCGCAACAAATCGCTACGACGTCGCCCCGTTGTCAATTGCGTGTACCAACGGCAACACCAAAATCGTCTCGCTGCTGCTGGAACATTCAGCCGACGCCAACGTCGCTCGGCCCGGCAACGAAACCGCGTTGATGACGGCCGCTCGCACCGGTCGCCCCAAACCTGTTCGCTTGTTGTTAAAGCACGGCGCGAAAGTTGAAGCCACCGACTGGCGCGGCCAGACAGCATTGATGTGGGCCGCAGCCGAAGGGCATGAGGAAGTCGTTAAGTTGCTGCTTAAAGCCGGTGCTGACCCCGAACGGCGGCTGAAATCGGGATTCACACCGCTGTTCTTTGCCGTACGACAAGGGCAAACGGCGGCGGTGTTCGCTCTGCTTGAAGCTGGATGTGACGTCAACGCCGTCATGCAACCTAAAATTGGCGGCGCGAAAGCACCCCGCAAAGGCATGAGCCCCCTGATCCTGGCGGTTGAGAACGGACACTTCGAACTCGCCAGCAAGCTCCTTGACGCAGGTGCAGATCCCAACGACCTCCGGTCCGGCTTTAGTGCTTTACACACGCTAACCTGGGTGCGCAAACCCAATCGCGGCGACAGCGCAGACGGCGACCCGTCGCCTATCGGTTCCGGATCCGTCACCAGCCTGCAACTGGTCGAAAAGCTTGCGGCGGCAGGAGCGGACGTCAACCTGCGTTTGAAAGGTGGTCGGTCCGGGCGTGGCCGATTGAATCAAAAAGGCATGACGCCGTTTCTGATGGCCGCCGACACAGCCGATCTGGCACTCATGAAGTTGTTGCAGAAACTTGGTGCCGACCCACACATTCCCAACGCCGATAACTGCACGTCATTGATGGCCGCCGCCGGAATCGGCTCACTCGCGCCGGGCGAAGAAGCAGGAACAGAAGACGAGGCGCTGGCAGCAGTCGAATACCTGCTTCAACAGGGCAGCGACATCAATGCAACAGACGACAACGGAGAAACGACCATGCACGGCGCGGCTTATAAAAGTCTTCCACGCATGGTCAAGTACCTTGCAGAACACGGGGCCGATATCGACATCTGGAACCGCAAAAACAAATACGGCTGGACACCGTTGCAAATCGCAGAAGGACATCGCCCAGGCAACTTCAAACCCGCTCCAGCAACACTCGAAGCGATCAAGAGGGTCATAGACGCAGCCAGGAAAACCCCGACCGGAAAATAG
- a CDS encoding sulfatase family protein → MTAILPCVRQLLAICLTVVSASVAAERPNIVWIVVDDMSANFSCYGETAIQTPNVDQLARDGVRFTNAYVTAPVCSTCRSAFITGMYQTSIGAHHHRSGRGEKKIRLPKYIKLVPQMFQDAGYHTSLGSWPNTRKGRLGKTDYNFEWDEAVYNGNDWATRKDGQPFFHQIQTPGGKRRGGTLASARRFQKKCEEIFGSATPVSKVTLPPYYPNDPVLLEDWAAYLDCCRYTDKLVGEVVARLKDEGLLDSTVILFMTDHGISHARGKQFLYDEGIHVPLVIKGPGITAGDTRNDLVEHIDIAALSLNLAGIPIPEYMQARDILAADYQPRDAVFSARDRCDETVEHLRSVRTKRFKYIRNFLPQRPMLQPCAYKDAKSILIALREAHKNGELNDLQEKLLFSEPRPPEELYDLQTDPHELDNLADDPKHAATLTELRQRLDDWMEATNDLGREPESTEMFDSDMQVYVDGLRNRKQDPAHLQTILDNIALMKRWAAEGK, encoded by the coding sequence ATGACCGCTATCCTGCCCTGCGTCCGTCAGCTTCTCGCAATCTGCCTGACCGTGGTTTCCGCTTCGGTCGCGGCCGAACGGCCGAATATTGTGTGGATTGTTGTCGACGACATGTCGGCCAACTTTTCGTGCTATGGCGAGACCGCGATTCAAACGCCAAACGTCGATCAGCTCGCTCGTGACGGAGTGCGGTTCACGAACGCATACGTGACGGCGCCGGTGTGTTCGACTTGTCGGTCGGCGTTCATCACGGGCATGTATCAAACTTCGATCGGAGCTCACCATCATCGCAGTGGGCGAGGCGAAAAGAAGATTCGACTGCCGAAATACATCAAGCTGGTGCCGCAGATGTTTCAGGACGCCGGCTATCACACGTCTTTGGGAAGCTGGCCGAACACCAGGAAAGGGCGGCTTGGCAAAACGGACTACAACTTCGAATGGGACGAAGCCGTTTACAACGGCAACGACTGGGCCACTCGCAAAGACGGGCAACCCTTCTTCCACCAGATTCAGACGCCGGGCGGCAAACGTCGCGGTGGAACTCTTGCATCCGCTCGCCGCTTTCAGAAAAAGTGTGAGGAGATCTTTGGCAGCGCGACACCGGTTAGCAAAGTCACATTGCCGCCCTACTACCCGAATGATCCTGTGCTGCTGGAAGACTGGGCCGCGTATCTGGACTGTTGTCGCTATACCGACAAGCTCGTCGGCGAAGTGGTCGCTCGGCTTAAAGACGAAGGACTTCTGGACAGCACCGTCATTCTGTTCATGACGGACCACGGCATCAGCCACGCTCGCGGAAAGCAGTTCCTGTACGACGAAGGTATTCATGTTCCACTGGTCATCAAAGGACCGGGCATCACTGCCGGAGACACTCGCAATGACCTTGTGGAACACATCGACATCGCGGCTTTGTCGCTGAACCTTGCTGGAATCCCGATCCCGGAATACATGCAGGCTCGAGATATCCTGGCGGCCGACTATCAGCCACGGGACGCTGTGTTTTCCGCTCGAGACCGCTGTGACGAAACGGTTGAGCACCTTCGCAGCGTCAGGACGAAGCGGTTCAAGTACATTCGCAACTTTCTGCCACAACGACCGATGCTGCAGCCGTGCGCCTACAAGGACGCCAAGTCAATCCTGATCGCATTAAGGGAAGCTCACAAAAACGGTGAGCTGAATGACCTGCAGGAAAAGCTGTTGTTCAGTGAACCCCGTCCGCCGGAAGAACTCTACGACCTGCAAACGGATCCGCACGAACTGGATAACCTCGCCGACGATCCAAAGCACGCCGCCACGCTCACAGAGTTGCGACAGCGGCTTGACGACTGGATGGAAGCGACCAACGACCTTGGCCGGGAACCGGAATCGACCGAGATGTTCGACAGCGACATGCAGGTCTACGTCGACGGCCTTCGCAACCGCAAACAGGATCCCGCTCACCTGCAAACGATCCTGGACAACATCGCTTTAATGAAGCGTTGGGCAGCAGAAGGCAAATGA
- a CDS encoding SGNH/GDSL hydrolase family protein has protein sequence MKHVSTILMLLFFASAAVAQDAKKADRWEPSIVALEKKITDGSSKPGSVVFVGSSSIKLWDLPKWFPEGNVVNNGFGGSQISDSVQYFDRIVTPLRPPLVIMYAGDNDVSGGKSPDIVHRDFLQFAEKVKQHLPPETKLAFIAIKPSIKRWNLSEKMNEANQMIAKECEADDRLIYLDIWKPMLGEDGKPKPELFAKDGLHLSDEGYKLWTSIVKSELNL, from the coding sequence ATGAAGCACGTTTCCACAATTCTGATGCTCCTGTTCTTCGCTTCTGCCGCTGTCGCGCAGGATGCGAAGAAGGCCGACCGTTGGGAGCCTTCGATTGTAGCACTGGAAAAGAAGATCACAGACGGTTCTTCAAAGCCTGGCAGCGTCGTCTTCGTCGGAAGTTCCAGTATCAAACTGTGGGATCTGCCGAAGTGGTTTCCGGAGGGGAACGTCGTCAACAACGGGTTTGGCGGCTCGCAGATTTCTGATTCCGTGCAGTACTTCGATCGTATTGTCACGCCGCTTCGTCCACCACTGGTCATCATGTACGCTGGTGACAACGACGTTTCCGGAGGCAAGTCGCCGGACATCGTGCATCGCGACTTTCTTCAGTTTGCGGAAAAGGTGAAGCAACACCTGCCACCGGAAACAAAGCTTGCCTTCATTGCGATTAAACCCAGCATTAAACGCTGGAACCTTTCGGAGAAAATGAACGAAGCCAATCAAATGATCGCGAAGGAATGCGAGGCAGACGACCGATTGATCTATCTCGACATCTGGAAGCCGATGCTGGGCGAAGACGGTAAACCGAAGCCGGAACTGTTTGCCAAAGACGGACTGCATCTGAGTGACGAAGGCTACAAGTTGTGGACGTCGATTGTCAAAAGTGAACTGAATCTGTGA
- a CDS encoding DUF6702 family protein — translation MNSRFFVVAASLLFAGSNAWAHPFHSSTTEIEWNASSGKFEVAMRLRIADLEDALSAIEKRRVNVETDPDRERFVKAYLQKHFSIGHRKDEKCLLHWVGMELELHDAWVYFEAEVAGKPSQPANQQTADTPKLVEPATATVKSWDELFRRRDLSSTAGDRDTKAAPPIHVRCSVLLDLQPEQENVVTVTVDSDTETALLNGKVRTAVLFPRK, via the coding sequence ATGAATTCGCGCTTTTTCGTCGTCGCTGCTTCTCTGTTGTTTGCGGGTTCAAACGCATGGGCGCATCCGTTCCATTCTTCGACAACCGAAATCGAATGGAATGCGTCGTCCGGAAAATTCGAAGTCGCAATGCGGTTGCGGATTGCCGACCTGGAAGACGCTCTGTCTGCCATCGAAAAGCGGCGTGTAAATGTCGAAACAGACCCGGACCGCGAACGTTTTGTGAAAGCGTACCTGCAGAAGCATTTCTCGATCGGCCATCGCAAAGACGAAAAGTGCTTGCTGCACTGGGTGGGCATGGAACTGGAACTGCACGATGCGTGGGTGTACTTCGAAGCAGAAGTGGCTGGCAAACCGTCACAACCAGCAAATCAACAAACGGCCGACACGCCCAAGCTAGTTGAACCAGCAACGGCAACAGTAAAGTCCTGGGACGAATTGTTCCGTCGTCGGGATTTGTCATCGACCGCAGGTGACCGCGACACGAAGGCGGCGCCGCCCATCCATGTTCGCTGCTCTGTCCTTCTGGATCTGCAGCCGGAACAGGAGAACGTCGTCACCGTGACTGTGGATTCGGATACCGAAACGGCATTGCTGAACGGTAAGGTGCGGACAGCCGTGCTGTTTCCGCGGAAGTAA
- a CDS encoding M1 family metallopeptidase, translated as MKPSSRYLAVLTAFSCVIAVSTVPDSLFAQSIVNRKNSAPDAFRQLEEVLPTANAYRNASGAPGHEYWQQKVDYDIQVELHDDTQKITGSEVITYQNNSPDTLTYMWLQLDANRFHPNSNANRHRTAPSIGDRMTFDALDSMLEATTFAGGTKILEVADSSNGNKLKHTIVGTNMRVDLPAPLPSGDTFRFKVRWKYNITDATVIRARGGFEHFEKDGNNIYEIAQWFPRLCAYSDATGWQHKEFLGKGEFTLEFGDYVVRITVPSDHIVASTGELMNPEDVLTETQRERLKEAAKADDPMFIVTPDEAKKNQSEVAEDKKTWIFNAKNVRDFAFASSRKFIWDAVGHNSGGNHVMAMSYYPNEAEPLWSKYSTQSIVHTMEVYSKYTFRYPYPVAISVNGPVYGMEYPMICFNGPRPEEDGTYTKRTKYALISVIIHEVGHNYFPMIVNSDERQWTWMDEGLNSFLQYLAEVEWEDDYPSRGGEPKRITGYMKSSNQVPIMTNSESILQFGPNAYSKPATALNILRETVIGREGFDFAFKTYSERWMFKRPYPADFFRSMEDASGVDLDWFWRGWFYSTDHVDIAIAGVNHYQIDDGNPSSNSKRKRQERDDEPETISEQRNKPLKKRIHRYPELKDFYNSYDDLAVSDDDKKKFSKYLKDLTPEQRKMVGLETHFYIVDLQNKGGLVMPVVIRVTHEDESTREIRLPAEIWVKNANQTSHLILSEQPIVSLQLDPHNETADTDSSNNHFPPKMKQSRFKLYKSSKSKNEMQKAGLGKKPDADKKDADKKDDDDKDEKSEAKSKDKEAKKKSDSKKEE; from the coding sequence ATGAAGCCATCGTCGCGCTATTTGGCCGTTTTGACTGCGTTTTCCTGTGTCATTGCGGTTTCAACCGTGCCTGACAGCCTGTTCGCTCAGTCGATCGTCAACCGTAAAAATTCCGCCCCGGACGCATTCCGACAGCTGGAAGAAGTGCTGCCCACCGCGAATGCTTACCGCAATGCTTCGGGAGCTCCCGGACACGAGTACTGGCAGCAGAAGGTCGATTACGACATCCAGGTCGAACTTCACGATGACACTCAGAAGATTACTGGCTCTGAGGTCATTACTTACCAAAACAATTCGCCAGACACGCTGACGTATATGTGGCTGCAACTGGATGCGAATCGCTTCCACCCGAATTCGAACGCCAACCGACATCGCACGGCTCCGTCGATTGGCGACCGGATGACTTTTGATGCTTTGGACAGCATGCTGGAAGCCACCACATTTGCCGGTGGAACAAAGATTCTGGAAGTCGCCGACAGCAGCAACGGGAACAAGTTAAAGCACACGATCGTCGGCACCAACATGCGAGTCGACCTGCCCGCTCCGTTGCCCAGCGGAGATACGTTTCGCTTTAAGGTGCGTTGGAAGTACAACATCACCGACGCAACCGTAATTCGAGCTCGAGGCGGCTTTGAGCACTTCGAAAAAGACGGCAACAACATCTACGAGATCGCTCAATGGTTTCCGCGCCTCTGTGCCTATTCTGATGCGACCGGCTGGCAGCACAAAGAATTCCTGGGCAAGGGCGAGTTCACTCTGGAGTTCGGCGATTACGTTGTCCGCATCACCGTACCTTCTGACCACATCGTCGCGTCAACCGGCGAACTCATGAACCCGGAAGACGTGCTTACGGAGACTCAGCGCGAGCGGCTCAAGGAAGCAGCAAAAGCAGATGACCCCATGTTCATTGTGACTCCGGATGAAGCGAAGAAAAATCAGAGCGAAGTCGCCGAGGACAAGAAGACATGGATCTTTAACGCAAAAAACGTCCGCGACTTTGCGTTTGCATCGTCTCGCAAATTCATCTGGGACGCCGTTGGTCATAACAGTGGCGGCAACCATGTGATGGCGATGTCGTACTACCCCAACGAAGCTGAACCGTTGTGGAGCAAGTATTCGACTCAGTCCATCGTTCACACGATGGAAGTGTATTCGAAGTACACCTTCCGGTATCCGTATCCAGTTGCCATTTCAGTAAACGGCCCGGTCTACGGGATGGAATATCCGATGATCTGCTTCAACGGTCCTCGCCCTGAAGAAGACGGGACGTACACCAAACGCACAAAGTACGCTTTGATCTCGGTGATTATTCACGAAGTCGGCCACAACTATTTTCCGATGATCGTGAATTCAGACGAACGCCAATGGACGTGGATGGATGAGGGCCTGAATTCGTTTCTGCAGTATCTGGCCGAAGTCGAGTGGGAAGACGACTATCCGTCGCGTGGCGGTGAGCCCAAGAGGATCACGGGCTACATGAAAAGTTCGAACCAGGTTCCGATCATGACGAATTCGGAGTCGATTTTGCAGTTCGGCCCGAACGCGTATTCCAAGCCAGCAACAGCGCTGAACATTCTTCGCGAAACAGTGATTGGTCGCGAAGGGTTCGACTTTGCGTTCAAAACGTACTCCGAACGCTGGATGTTCAAGCGGCCCTACCCGGCTGACTTTTTTCGCAGCATGGAAGATGCGTCCGGCGTCGACCTCGACTGGTTTTGGCGAGGCTGGTTTTACAGCACGGATCATGTTGACATCGCGATTGCGGGAGTCAACCACTACCAGATCGACGACGGCAACCCGTCGTCCAACAGCAAACGAAAACGACAGGAACGCGATGACGAACCCGAAACGATTTCGGAACAGCGAAACAAGCCGCTCAAGAAGCGTATACATCGCTACCCGGAATTGAAAGACTTCTACAACAGCTACGACGACCTTGCTGTGTCCGACGACGACAAGAAGAAGTTTTCGAAATACCTGAAGGATCTGACGCCCGAACAACGAAAAATGGTGGGCCTGGAAACTCACTTTTACATCGTCGATCTACAGAACAAAGGCGGCCTGGTCATGCCGGTCGTGATCCGCGTCACTCATGAAGATGAATCCACGCGTGAAATTCGTCTGCCTGCGGAAATCTGGGTGAAGAATGCGAATCAGACGTCACATCTGATCTTGTCTGAGCAGCCAATCGTGTCGTTACAGCTTGACCCGCACAATGAAACGGCGGACACCGACAGCAGCAATAACCACTTCCCGCCAAAGATGAAGCAGAGTCGCTTTAAGCTTTACAAGAGCAGCAAGTCGAAAAACGAAATGCAAAAAGCGGGCCTCGGCAAAAAGCCGGACGCTGACAAAAAGGACGCTGACAAAAAGGACGACGACGACAAGGACGAAAAGTCTGAAGCAAAGTCAAAGGACAAAGAGGCGAAGAAGAAGTCTGACAGTAAGAAAGAGGAGTAA
- a CDS encoding tyrosine-type recombinase/integrase, protein MRAYKKTAPPKKPYKEFPLFAHPNGQWSKKIKGKQWHFGLWNDPDAALARYLDEVDEIHAGRDPRRMGVVEVSVEEVTVADAANHYLANLDSRCSAGEVTPRYFMEAKLVAKRLVDYFGRRARVAALRAADFAAYRKAFPDTWGPTRIGVEIQKVRTIFKWCHESEVTTAIPNFGPDFKKPSRAVIRRAKQARQSKHGKLAFEQHELQTILDSCDGWLKAAVFLGLNAGFGAMDCGRLRAQNIDFENGWYDLPRPKTGIPRRFYVWEETREAIKEAMRVRPVAKKDDHDDLCFLTTHGKPVAYTNTSGTVCDNVGEMYRKLLRKLDADDAIKHNGFAKPGRGFYSLRRTYETIAGNSKDQVAVNYAMGHVDDSMAAVYRQGIDDQRLIDVAEHVRKWLFGGEQ, encoded by the coding sequence TTGAGGGCATATAAGAAAACGGCACCGCCGAAGAAACCATACAAAGAATTCCCGCTTTTTGCTCATCCAAACGGCCAGTGGTCTAAGAAAATCAAAGGGAAACAGTGGCACTTCGGGCTGTGGAATGACCCCGACGCTGCCCTTGCTCGCTACCTGGATGAAGTCGACGAAATCCACGCTGGCAGAGACCCACGCAGGATGGGTGTCGTCGAGGTGTCGGTCGAAGAAGTCACGGTCGCAGACGCAGCAAACCATTATCTGGCGAATCTCGACTCGCGGTGTTCAGCAGGCGAAGTGACACCGCGTTACTTCATGGAAGCCAAATTGGTGGCTAAGCGGCTGGTCGATTACTTTGGTCGCCGCGCCCGCGTTGCCGCATTGCGAGCCGCTGATTTCGCGGCCTACCGAAAGGCATTCCCCGACACATGGGGACCGACCAGAATCGGAGTAGAAATTCAGAAGGTGCGAACGATTTTTAAGTGGTGCCACGAATCCGAAGTGACCACCGCCATTCCGAACTTTGGCCCGGACTTCAAGAAGCCGTCGCGTGCTGTCATCCGCCGGGCAAAGCAGGCTCGGCAATCGAAGCACGGCAAGCTGGCATTTGAGCAGCATGAATTGCAGACCATTCTCGATAGCTGTGACGGCTGGCTGAAAGCGGCTGTCTTTCTCGGATTGAACGCTGGATTCGGGGCGATGGATTGCGGAAGACTGCGAGCCCAGAATATCGACTTTGAAAACGGTTGGTACGACTTGCCGCGACCGAAAACAGGGATTCCCAGGCGGTTCTATGTGTGGGAGGAAACTCGCGAAGCGATCAAGGAAGCTATGCGAGTGCGACCTGTTGCGAAGAAAGACGATCACGATGATTTGTGCTTCCTGACGACTCACGGAAAGCCGGTCGCCTACACGAACACCAGCGGCACGGTGTGCGATAACGTCGGTGAAATGTACAGGAAGCTGCTACGCAAACTCGATGCTGACGACGCCATCAAACACAACGGATTCGCGAAGCCTGGCAGGGGCTTCTATTCGCTTCGTCGCACTTATGAAACCATTGCAGGCAACAGTAAGGATCAGGTTGCCGTGAACTACGCGATGGGCCACGTTGATGACTCGATGGCAGCGGTGTACCGCCAGGGGATTGACGATCAGCGGTTGATTGACGTTGCGGAGCATGTTCGGAAGTGGCTGTTTGGAGGTGAGCAATGA
- a CDS encoding PSD1 and planctomycete cytochrome C domain-containing protein, producing MRMNFRPLPLPLILAAALPCLSSSSLLALDEVPETAASAAAIEHFEKKIRPLLSARCYSCHSAKAKTVHGGLLLDSAAGIAKGGDSGPAISPKTPDESLLLTVLKYSDDDIQMPPKGKLPDDEIALLTDWVRRGAVFPKSDDAVMLMDDGIDFDEGRKFWSFQPANEQPLPDVRHKTWPAQRMDHFLLAAMEQNDLQPSPEAGKATLLRRLSFDLTGLPPAPEDVEAFLLDNRPDAYERQVDRLLQSPQFGERWARFWLDLARYTDKTASWLDSTGDAHLYRDWIVQAMNQDMPYDEFVKRQLATDMMPSTGPEDLPALGFLGLSPNYWKELKLPCEIIKVIVADEWEERVDAVTRTYLGLTVACARCHDHKFDPISTEDYYALAGIFASCRIAGRPTIEEELYEPVKEAKSKVEGLQKTLASLKKKKPVPTEKINELTQQIKIIEESTPYYNTPVATVMVEESLHVVRAGKRADEGSTLDYRPEPQDLNLFIRGNPNRLGDVVPRRFLTVLSPSSSSPQRFNNGSGRLELAEAITSDAASLTARVIVNRIWGRYFGQGLVTTPSNFGQLGARPSHPELLDDMAARFIKNGWSLKTLHREIVLSATYRQSSNPDAADMNVDPDNRLLSRMPRRRLDYEQWRDAMLLSSGQLDQTLGGPAVTLDDNNNHRRTLYATVHRRDMSNVLLSHDFPDPTSHSPMRQQTTTALQGLYALNGPLLSHQADALAARLISDCETDEARIDRAYHLLFSRPPTNRERQLGLAFLQDTGEPADGESAAGDQAADAWPKYAHVLLMSNEFAYVD from the coding sequence ATGCGAATGAACTTCAGACCGCTGCCACTTCCGTTGATTCTTGCCGCTGCACTGCCGTGCCTATCGTCGTCTTCATTGCTGGCGTTGGACGAAGTTCCGGAAACGGCCGCTTCTGCAGCAGCGATTGAACACTTCGAGAAGAAGATTCGGCCGCTGCTGAGTGCTCGGTGCTACTCATGCCACTCAGCCAAAGCGAAAACGGTGCATGGTGGGTTGTTGCTGGATTCGGCAGCAGGCATCGCCAAGGGTGGCGACAGCGGACCGGCCATTTCTCCGAAAACGCCGGACGAAAGCTTGCTGCTGACCGTTCTGAAATACAGCGATGATGACATTCAAATGCCGCCGAAAGGCAAACTTCCGGACGACGAGATCGCTCTTCTGACCGACTGGGTTCGCCGCGGCGCCGTGTTTCCGAAATCGGACGACGCCGTCATGCTGATGGACGACGGCATCGATTTCGACGAAGGCCGAAAGTTCTGGTCGTTTCAACCGGCCAACGAACAGCCGTTACCAGATGTGCGCCACAAGACATGGCCCGCTCAGCGGATGGATCACTTTCTGTTGGCAGCGATGGAACAAAATGATCTACAACCGTCCCCCGAAGCGGGAAAAGCAACACTGCTGCGGCGGTTGAGTTTCGACTTAACCGGGCTGCCGCCTGCGCCGGAAGACGTCGAGGCCTTTCTGCTCGACAACCGACCGGACGCCTACGAACGCCAGGTGGACCGCCTGCTGCAGTCGCCACAATTCGGCGAACGATGGGCGCGCTTCTGGCTCGACCTGGCTCGCTACACAGACAAAACCGCGTCCTGGCTGGACTCCACCGGTGACGCTCATCTGTATCGAGATTGGATCGTTCAGGCCATGAACCAGGACATGCCGTACGACGAATTCGTCAAGCGGCAACTGGCGACGGACATGATGCCGTCAACAGGCCCCGAAGATCTTCCGGCACTCGGCTTTCTGGGCCTCAGCCCCAATTACTGGAAGGAGCTGAAGCTGCCGTGTGAAATCATTAAAGTCATTGTCGCCGACGAATGGGAAGAACGAGTCGACGCTGTGACTCGGACGTACCTGGGCCTGACCGTCGCGTGTGCTCGCTGCCACGATCACAAATTCGATCCCATCAGCACGGAAGACTATTACGCACTGGCTGGCATCTTTGCCAGCTGTCGAATCGCCGGCCGACCGACGATCGAAGAAGAACTTTACGAACCTGTCAAAGAGGCAAAATCGAAGGTCGAGGGGCTGCAAAAGACATTGGCATCGCTGAAAAAGAAGAAGCCGGTTCCGACCGAAAAAATCAACGAACTGACTCAGCAGATAAAAATCATCGAAGAATCCACACCTTACTACAACACGCCAGTTGCGACCGTCATGGTCGAAGAATCGCTTCACGTGGTTCGCGCAGGCAAGCGAGCGGACGAAGGGTCGACGTTGGACTATCGACCTGAGCCGCAGGATTTGAATTTGTTTATTCGCGGCAATCCAAATCGACTGGGCGACGTTGTTCCACGACGGTTTCTCACCGTCTTGTCGCCTTCCTCATCATCGCCACAGCGTTTTAACAACGGCAGCGGACGCCTCGAACTGGCCGAAGCCATCACCTCGGACGCCGCATCACTGACCGCGCGAGTGATCGTGAACCGGATCTGGGGGCGATATTTTGGGCAAGGGCTTGTCACAACGCCGAGCAACTTTGGACAACTCGGCGCTCGCCCATCGCATCCGGAACTGCTGGACGATATGGCGGCGCGGTTCATCAAAAACGGCTGGTCACTGAAAACGCTGCATCGAGAAATTGTGCTTTCCGCCACGTATAGGCAATCCAGTAATCCTGACGCGGCAGACATGAATGTCGATCCGGACAACCGACTGCTTTCTCGAATGCCACGTCGTCGACTGGACTACGAACAATGGCGCGACGCAATGTTGCTTTCGTCCGGCCAACTCGACCAAACGCTCGGCGGCCCAGCGGTGACGCTTGACGACAATAACAACCATCGCAGAACGCTGTACGCAACCGTTCACCGGCGAGACATGTCGAATGTCTTGCTTAGCCACGACTTCCCCGATCCAACGTCGCATAGTCCAATGCGACAGCAGACCACCACGGCTCTGCAGGGCCTGTATGCACTGAATGGCCCGCTGCTAAGCCACCAGGCGGATGCCCTGGCCGCTCGTTTGATCAGCGATTGCGAAACGGATGAAGCGCGTATTGATCGAGCCTACCATCTGCTGTTCTCGCGGCCGCCAACGAACCGTGAGCGACAGCTTGGCCTGGCGTTTCTGCAGGACACCGGCGAACCGGCTGACGGTGAATCTGCTGCTGGTGACCAAGCGGCCGACGCATGGCCGAAGTACGCTCATGTGCTGTTAATGTCGAATGAATTTGCATACGTCGATTAG
- a CDS encoding reverse transcriptase domain-containing protein, which produces MSEAGDDPQGLRRKYARLFQAHLPQGAPTSPALANLCAWSLDCRLAGLTATFGGRYSRYADDLIFSGDARFMSTLSRFRVGVLAIAHNEGFEIRNRKTLVMKHDQRQTVTGLVVNERANISRRDFDRLKAILTNCKHHGPASQNREQHANFQAHLQRRVAHVASVNPVRGKRLRHLFNAIT; this is translated from the coding sequence GTGTCTGAAGCCGGCGATGATCCGCAAGGCCTGCGACGTAAATACGCGCGGCTGTTCCAGGCTCACTTGCCTCAGGGAGCCCCCACGTCTCCGGCGCTGGCAAACCTGTGCGCGTGGTCGCTGGACTGTCGGCTGGCGGGGCTGACAGCAACGTTCGGTGGGCGCTATTCTCGGTATGCGGACGACCTGATTTTCAGCGGCGACGCTCGCTTTATGTCCACGCTGAGTCGGTTTCGTGTTGGTGTGCTGGCGATTGCGCACAATGAAGGTTTTGAAATCCGCAATCGCAAAACGCTGGTGATGAAGCACGATCAACGCCAGACAGTCACCGGGCTGGTGGTGAATGAACGAGCCAACATATCGCGTCGCGACTTCGACCGGCTGAAGGCCATTCTGACAAACTGCAAACACCACGGACCGGCTTCGCAAAACCGCGAGCAGCACGCCAACTTTCAAGCTCATCTACAGCGCCGAGTCGCGCACGTCGCGTCGGTCAATCCGGTGCGGGGCAAACGGCTGCGGCATCTGTTTAATGCGATTACATGA